A genomic stretch from Edaphobacter aggregans includes:
- a CDS encoding SIS domain-containing protein, producing the protein MDIFLEEHINVLYFDCIGTKRSILAGLSDVTNTNNPSPYPHWMLREIYEQPATLSATVDHYVEDDGFRANTCASTFDWLSSIENKLVIAASGSSRHAGLFAELVIEDLSGIAVDVEYASEYCYRPAKSSADAAVMVVSQSGETADTLAALRKANLAGHATLAITNVDDSTMAREATASFPTVAGRERAIPATKSFTAQLLNLYLLALMSAEVRGAIEASELVVRLREVAQLPLRIEKQLKGWDDAMRRVAGEYRTAKNFLFLGRGVHYSIAREGALKLKESAYLHAEGYPSGELKHGPNALVAEGTPLVMIATVDRADADSVQRYEKVLLLMRDMREQGASILAIANVGDDVVGELASHTVYVEESPEALLAVCEVIPLQLLSCWMAINNGIDVDHPRNLTKAVLAE; encoded by the coding sequence ATGGATATTTTTCTTGAAGAACACATAAATGTGCTCTATTTTGATTGTATAGGCACTAAACGATCAATTTTAGCGGGGCTTAGCGACGTGACGAATACGAACAATCCCTCTCCCTATCCTCATTGGATGCTGAGGGAGATCTACGAACAGCCCGCAACCCTGTCCGCGACGGTCGACCATTATGTGGAGGACGACGGATTCCGGGCAAACACCTGTGCCTCCACATTCGATTGGCTGTCGAGTATTGAGAACAAGCTAGTTATTGCGGCGAGCGGCTCCAGCCGTCACGCGGGTCTGTTCGCCGAGCTGGTGATAGAAGATCTCAGCGGCATTGCCGTCGACGTGGAGTATGCCAGCGAATACTGCTATCGCCCGGCAAAATCTTCGGCGGACGCTGCGGTGATGGTCGTCTCCCAATCTGGCGAGACGGCCGACACGCTCGCCGCCTTACGCAAGGCCAACCTTGCGGGCCACGCTACTTTGGCGATTACCAATGTAGACGATTCGACTATGGCGCGTGAAGCGACGGCCTCCTTCCCAACCGTGGCGGGTCGCGAACGCGCCATTCCAGCCACCAAGAGCTTTACCGCGCAACTACTGAATCTCTATCTGCTTGCCCTGATGAGCGCCGAAGTGCGCGGTGCGATCGAGGCCTCGGAGCTCGTGGTTCGTCTCCGGGAGGTCGCTCAGCTCCCCTTGCGCATTGAGAAACAGCTCAAGGGGTGGGACGATGCAATGCGGCGGGTCGCCGGGGAGTACCGGACGGCAAAAAATTTTCTCTTTCTGGGGCGAGGCGTCCACTACTCCATCGCTCGCGAGGGCGCGCTGAAGCTCAAGGAATCGGCGTACCTCCATGCCGAGGGTTATCCCAGCGGAGAGCTGAAGCATGGTCCAAATGCTCTGGTCGCGGAGGGCACGCCATTGGTGATGATCGCCACGGTCGATCGTGCCGATGCGGACTCCGTACAGCGTTATGAAAAAGTTCTGCTATTGATGCGCGACATGCGTGAGCAGGGGGCTAGCATTCTTGCCATTGCGAACGTCGGGGATGATGTCGTGGGAGAGCTCGCCAGCCACACCGTGTATGTGGAAGAGAGTCCCGAGGCTCTGCTGGCAGTATGCGAGGTCATTCCGCTACAGCTGCTCTCTTGCTGGATGGCCATCAACAATGGGATCGATGTGGACCATCCGCGCAATTTGACCAAGGCCGTCCTGGCTGAATAA
- a CDS encoding DeoR/GlpR family DNA-binding transcription regulator translates to MSTKTDLRADRIMKALLRAGDISVQELVEQVGISAPSIRRDLARLEKKGLVLRTHGGATLVESLLYEPFRHDTSFQARELRSADAKRRIGLAASELIGETETIGLTAGTTTTQIGRSLRHRRGISVITNALNIGMELCNQPAIKTMITGGTLAWAWTFALAGQPALNFLRDVYLDKAFIGVTGFDLERGITTLESEEAAVSLAMLRNAKRVIVVADSKKIGNVSPALICPITAIHVLVTDTDIPQEIHDELVARGIEVILA, encoded by the coding sequence ATGTCCACTAAGACAGATCTGCGCGCTGATCGCATCATGAAGGCTTTGCTCCGTGCAGGAGACATCTCGGTTCAGGAACTCGTCGAGCAAGTCGGAATCTCGGCCCCCAGCATTCGGCGAGATCTGGCGCGTTTGGAGAAAAAAGGCCTCGTTCTCCGCACGCATGGTGGCGCGACCCTTGTCGAATCATTGCTTTACGAGCCCTTTCGCCACGACACATCCTTTCAGGCCCGTGAGCTGCGTTCAGCCGATGCAAAGCGACGTATTGGCCTGGCTGCTAGTGAGTTGATCGGCGAGACCGAGACCATCGGGTTGACCGCCGGCACCACCACCACCCAGATTGGCCGGTCACTGCGGCACCGCCGAGGCATCTCAGTCATCACCAACGCGCTCAACATCGGGATGGAGTTGTGCAATCAGCCTGCCATCAAGACGATGATCACCGGCGGAACACTCGCCTGGGCGTGGACGTTCGCGCTTGCCGGCCAGCCTGCGCTGAACTTCCTGCGCGATGTCTATCTGGACAAAGCCTTTATCGGCGTGACAGGCTTTGATCTGGAGCGCGGAATCACCACGCTGGAGTCGGAAGAGGCTGCGGTCTCGCTGGCCATGCTTCGCAACGCAAAGCGTGTGATTGTCGTCGCCGACTCCAAGAAAATCGGAAATGTCAGTCCTGCGCTGATCTGTCCGATCACAGCCATCCACGTACTCGTGACCGACACCGACATCCCCCAGGAGATCCACGACGAACTTGTGGCTCGTGGAATCGAAGTCATTCTCGCTTAG
- a CDS encoding TonB-dependent receptor, translated as MFVKYNRLISAATLNLALLFAAGATCLTLATALPASAQQASGAITGTVLDPLDAAISNATVTVRDLDRGTTWTAKTSNAGIYEFPQIPVGNVEINVKAPGFTTAHRNSFTLVLNQVARVDFRLKVGDVTSTVEVSDAPPLLQTASTEVGTLIDAKATTSLPLATRDTNQLTLLAPGVISPNIFAFQSSQTTFGTGRPYVNGAREQDNNFSLDGMDVNQADNNDVAYVPSPDAIQGFNIITSNAPADFGNYIGGVIVESLKSGTNEFHGNVFEFFRNTVLNANTWQNKANAYIVGQDGNVAGSTLPRAALQWNEFGATIGGPILKNKLFFFADFQGMINNTPKTYQANSIIPTQYLSGDFGALCTSQGATFVNGVCSNPVLQLYMPTASATPGSRTPYLNNKVPVSSKVASSIVSSPLFIQQEGQQNYATSGFVHSYQGDVKIDWQASPKDHVMGRYSQMYTINTSSNGIDVLTPNLTREYPLKNFVINYDRTITPTLVNELRLGAQIFPANDQQFTNAAGGNLPQQFGLPGVPGDILPAMSFGYQPIGSTNGVEIFHDSTIQVEDSLTWTHGKHSIHTGFELYHYIMNDVYAGNSGASGGFIFSGQYTANPNACQTDPVSQKPVCAAGSPFADFLLGLPQEVQQGAPLHFNLRNSLFGAFVQDTYQATSNVTLTLGLRYELTTARGDKDASKNVNYDLVTGQPEIGKNYNTYTGITNFQPRLGVAWKPTWAPNTVFRGAYDLSTYMEGNGVNNMAVINPPNVILTDIKNNAGAALNLPATTLDQGYSTFSTACTPAQFLALASNCISGVQAHATDPNLRPAVDQQWNVVVQHQFRGNATASLGYVGNKIDHLSDIYLYNQKQINSAGTVVPGPYMKQLLAAGVGQARFNGSDGVSSFNALEATVAQRNFHGLDLQFSYTWSKCLTNTLGYFGSYGDEEGAGESQTQATQNFFQNEYNPKADYGRCTTDAASNFGGYALYSLPFGRGKTFGNSVNRAVDQVIGGWQVATDLSFRSGFGITPFAGAYAGDYNPNSASSLTGSYQPRPNCVAGVSGSQAMQTVQIGSSIGKVDLNPAALTGTTDGQFGNCSSGSLRGPSLKTANLNLTKNFPVTERVYATFGAQFINLTNTPIFSVPASWWGQYSSCASCNGVRTTGFNGGGSGTVGSFGLLDGSNPGRQVELSLKLNY; from the coding sequence ATGTTCGTCAAATACAACAGACTCATATCCGCAGCGACGCTCAATCTCGCGTTGCTGTTTGCGGCTGGCGCCACCTGTCTTACCTTGGCGACCGCGTTGCCTGCCTCTGCCCAGCAGGCCTCCGGAGCGATTACAGGCACAGTCCTCGATCCACTCGACGCCGCCATTTCCAATGCCACGGTCACTGTTCGAGACCTGGATCGCGGAACCACCTGGACGGCGAAGACCAGCAACGCAGGCATCTACGAGTTCCCGCAGATTCCCGTGGGCAACGTTGAGATCAACGTGAAGGCCCCCGGCTTTACCACAGCGCACCGCAACTCCTTCACCTTGGTACTGAACCAGGTCGCCCGGGTAGACTTCAGGCTGAAGGTTGGCGATGTGACCTCGACGGTCGAGGTAAGCGATGCTCCCCCGCTGCTCCAGACCGCCTCGACTGAGGTGGGCACGCTCATTGACGCGAAGGCCACAACTTCGCTCCCACTCGCAACCCGGGACACTAACCAGCTAACCCTCTTGGCACCGGGCGTCATCAGTCCCAACATCTTCGCCTTCCAATCGTCGCAGACCACCTTCGGCACCGGCCGTCCCTACGTCAACGGCGCACGCGAGCAGGACAATAACTTCTCTCTCGACGGTATGGACGTCAACCAGGCCGACAACAACGACGTCGCCTATGTTCCCAGCCCCGACGCCATTCAGGGATTCAACATCATCACCAGCAACGCGCCGGCCGACTTCGGTAACTACATCGGTGGCGTCATCGTAGAGTCGCTCAAGTCAGGCACCAATGAGTTCCACGGAAACGTCTTCGAATTCTTCCGCAATACCGTTCTCAATGCGAACACCTGGCAGAACAAGGCTAACGCATACATCGTCGGCCAGGACGGAAACGTCGCCGGCTCCACTTTGCCTCGCGCCGCTCTGCAATGGAACGAGTTTGGCGCCACTATCGGCGGTCCCATCCTCAAGAACAAGCTGTTCTTCTTCGCCGACTTCCAGGGCATGATCAACAACACTCCCAAGACCTACCAGGCGAACAGCATCATTCCGACGCAGTATCTCTCCGGAGACTTCGGAGCCCTCTGCACCAGTCAGGGAGCTACATTCGTCAACGGCGTCTGCTCAAACCCTGTCCTGCAGCTCTACATGCCCACCGCCAGCGCAACGCCGGGCAGCCGTACGCCTTACCTGAATAACAAGGTTCCCGTCAGCAGCAAAGTGGCATCGTCCATCGTTTCCTCACCTCTCTTCATACAGCAGGAAGGCCAACAGAACTACGCCACCAGCGGCTTTGTTCATTCCTATCAGGGCGATGTGAAGATCGACTGGCAGGCATCTCCCAAAGATCACGTCATGGGACGCTACTCCCAGATGTACACCATCAACACCAGCAGCAATGGCATCGACGTGTTGACGCCGAACCTCACCCGCGAATATCCGTTGAAGAACTTTGTCATCAACTACGATCGCACCATCACACCGACGCTGGTCAACGAACTCCGTCTCGGTGCCCAGATCTTCCCGGCAAACGACCAGCAGTTCACCAACGCAGCCGGCGGAAATCTGCCCCAGCAATTCGGTTTGCCCGGCGTTCCGGGAGACATTCTTCCCGCAATGTCCTTCGGGTATCAGCCCATCGGAAGCACCAACGGCGTCGAGATCTTCCACGACTCCACCATCCAGGTCGAAGATTCGCTCACCTGGACCCACGGCAAGCACTCCATCCACACTGGTTTCGAGCTCTACCACTACATCATGAACGACGTCTACGCCGGGAACTCCGGTGCCTCCGGCGGGTTCATCTTCTCCGGTCAGTACACCGCCAACCCCAACGCGTGCCAGACGGATCCAGTGTCTCAAAAGCCCGTATGCGCTGCCGGAAGCCCGTTCGCCGACTTCCTGCTGGGCCTGCCACAGGAAGTTCAGCAGGGTGCCCCCCTGCACTTCAATCTGCGCAACAGCCTCTTCGGAGCCTTCGTGCAGGATACCTACCAGGCCACCTCCAACGTCACTCTCACCCTGGGTCTGCGCTATGAGCTCACCACGGCTCGCGGCGACAAAGATGCCAGCAAGAACGTGAACTACGATCTCGTCACCGGTCAGCCGGAGATTGGGAAGAACTACAACACCTATACCGGGATCACCAACTTCCAGCCGCGTCTCGGCGTTGCCTGGAAGCCGACTTGGGCTCCAAACACGGTCTTCCGCGGCGCTTATGACCTCTCCACATACATGGAAGGCAACGGCGTCAACAATATGGCGGTCATCAATCCTCCGAACGTCATCCTGACGGACATCAAGAACAACGCCGGCGCGGCTCTGAACCTGCCCGCCACAACACTGGATCAGGGTTACTCCACGTTCTCGACGGCCTGTACCCCTGCTCAATTCCTTGCTCTTGCTTCAAATTGCATCTCCGGAGTGCAGGCTCACGCGACCGACCCCAACCTTCGGCCGGCTGTGGATCAGCAGTGGAACGTGGTGGTTCAGCATCAGTTCAGGGGCAATGCCACCGCTTCGCTCGGTTATGTCGGCAACAAGATCGATCACTTGTCCGACATCTACCTGTACAACCAGAAGCAAATCAACTCGGCCGGCACTGTGGTCCCTGGCCCATATATGAAGCAGCTCCTTGCTGCTGGCGTCGGTCAGGCTCGCTTCAACGGCTCGGACGGCGTCTCCTCTTTCAACGCGCTGGAAGCCACAGTGGCGCAGAGAAACTTCCATGGCCTCGACCTCCAGTTCTCCTACACCTGGTCGAAGTGCCTCACGAACACCCTCGGCTACTTCGGCTCCTACGGCGACGAAGAGGGAGCTGGTGAATCACAGACCCAGGCCACGCAGAACTTCTTCCAGAACGAGTACAACCCCAAGGCTGACTACGGTCGTTGCACTACTGACGCCGCGTCCAACTTCGGTGGCTACGCGCTCTACAGCCTTCCGTTCGGCAGGGGCAAGACCTTCGGTAACAGTGTCAACAGGGCTGTGGATCAGGTCATCGGCGGCTGGCAGGTTGCAACCGATCTGTCCTTCCGCTCAGGCTTCGGAATCACTCCCTTTGCAGGCGCCTACGCAGGCGACTACAACCCCAACTCTGCATCCTCGCTCACCGGTTCCTACCAGCCACGACCAAACTGCGTGGCAGGCGTCTCGGGCAGTCAGGCCATGCAGACAGTTCAGATTGGCAGCAGCATCGGCAAAGTCGATCTCAACCCTGCTGCTCTCACAGGAACAACCGACGGCCAGTTTGGTAACTGCTCTTCCGGCTCGTTGCGTGGTCCCAGCCTGAAGACAGCCAATCTCAACCTGACCAAGAATTTCCCGGTCACGGAGAGGGTCTACGCGACCTTTGGAGCCCAGTTCATCAACCTGACGAATACGCCGATCTTCAGCGTACCGGCAAGCTGGTGGGGTCAGTACAGCTCCTGCGCAAGCTGCAACGGCGTTCGCACCACCGGCTTCAACGGTGGCGGCAGCGGAACAGTCGGGTCCTTTGGTCTGCTTGACGGCTCCAACCCTGGCCGCCAGGTCGAACTCTCACTCAAGCTGAACTACTAA
- a CDS encoding copper homeostasis protein CutC — translation MRNIIFELCAETIDACLAAKEGGAHRVELCSGLSEGGLTPSHGLVQAAIERSGLPVHVLLRPRGGGFQYTESEISVMREDIQHVKQLGAVGVVLGLLRADGSVDVESVSGLVQLAHPMKVTFHRAFDVTPSLPQALEDAIAAGCDRILTSGGHSDVVEGTSCLSQLVGQANQRIVVAVGGGLRLKDAGSLARLTGAAHFHGSLRRRLSSGRPSNEAVDESRSFGERYVVDPDDIRSIIHQLQSA, via the coding sequence ATGCGCAACATTATCTTTGAGCTTTGTGCTGAAACGATCGATGCCTGTCTGGCAGCAAAAGAGGGTGGAGCGCATCGCGTCGAACTCTGTTCAGGCCTGAGTGAAGGTGGACTTACGCCGAGTCACGGCCTGGTCCAGGCAGCCATCGAGCGCAGCGGACTTCCGGTTCATGTGCTCCTTCGTCCACGCGGCGGCGGCTTCCAGTACACCGAGTCTGAGATTTCGGTAATGCGGGAAGACATACAGCACGTGAAGCAGTTAGGTGCAGTTGGAGTCGTCCTCGGGCTGTTGCGGGCCGATGGTTCGGTGGATGTTGAATCCGTTAGCGGCCTTGTGCAACTTGCACATCCGATGAAGGTGACGTTTCACCGTGCCTTCGACGTAACACCCTCATTGCCTCAGGCGCTGGAGGATGCCATCGCCGCCGGTTGCGACCGCATCCTCACCTCAGGCGGCCACAGTGATGTCGTAGAGGGCACTTCCTGCCTGTCTCAGCTGGTTGGTCAAGCGAACCAGCGCATCGTAGTCGCCGTCGGGGGCGGTCTGCGGCTCAAGGATGCCGGATCGCTGGCACGGCTTACCGGCGCAGCGCACTTCCACGGCTCTCTCCGGCGAAGGCTGAGCAGCGGGCGACCCTCGAATGAAGCCGTCGACGAGTCACGGAGCTTCGGAGAACGGTATGTCGTCGATCCGGACGACATTCGCTCAATCATTCATCAACTCCAGAGCGCCTGA
- a CDS encoding DUF2165 family protein, protein MAVRVSKCLLVFSVALFYTFVVFNNTTDYNSNYQFVRHVLQMDSTFPGNGGMWRAINKPSIHTIFYLSIIFWEIITAVLCWWGGISLVRALKLPAEQFIRSKNVGVIALTLGILMWSVAFLSVGGEWFLMWQSRTWNGQDAAFRMFVVLGIVLLYLVMPEARDAND, encoded by the coding sequence ATGGCGGTTCGAGTCTCGAAGTGTCTCCTTGTATTCTCTGTGGCTCTGTTCTACACATTTGTTGTCTTCAACAACACGACGGACTACAACTCCAACTACCAATTCGTCCGTCACGTTCTTCAGATGGACTCCACCTTTCCCGGCAACGGCGGTATGTGGCGCGCTATCAACAAGCCGAGCATTCATACCATTTTTTATCTCTCCATCATCTTTTGGGAGATCATCACCGCCGTCCTTTGTTGGTGGGGCGGCATCAGTCTGGTGCGCGCATTGAAGCTTCCTGCTGAACAGTTCATCCGCTCAAAGAATGTGGGTGTCATTGCTCTTACCCTCGGCATACTGATGTGGTCGGTGGCGTTTTTGAGTGTTGGGGGCGAATGGTTTCTTATGTGGCAGTCGAGAACCTGGAACGGTCAGGACGCCGCATTCAGAATGTTTGTCGTGCTAGGCATCGTTCTGCTTTACCTCGTTATGCCTGAAGCAAGAGACGCAAACGATTAG
- a CDS encoding DUF4105 domain-containing protein has protein sequence MLAIIVAVLVTVWAAAAIYFDSPFGSLRTVVAILYLVTMLTALSFLRRGHMGMMIAFAGFVIVLIAWLSIKPSNDRNWEPDNAKTAFAEINGDHVTIHNFRNCDYRTEKDYTCQWEVRSFDLANLRGADLFITWWGSPWIAHPIVSFDFGEQGHVAMSIETRNEVGQSYSAIRGFFRQYTLIYIVSDERDVIRLRTNYRKDEEVHIFRTTASPPLVRKIFLDYLQRVNSLHERPEWYNALTDNCTTNIAVTTAEARNIRMRLDWRILLNGKMDEMLYERGAIVTGGLPLSALREQAHINAAARGADQSPDFSKIIREGRVGFANNTLSSER, from the coding sequence ATGCTCGCAATTATCGTCGCTGTGCTTGTAACCGTGTGGGCGGCAGCGGCGATCTACTTCGACTCTCCGTTCGGGTCGTTGCGGACAGTCGTCGCCATCCTGTATCTCGTTACAATGCTGACGGCTTTGTCTTTCCTGCGCCGCGGCCACATGGGGATGATGATTGCTTTCGCGGGATTCGTCATCGTTCTTATCGCGTGGCTATCGATCAAGCCGTCGAACGATCGCAACTGGGAACCTGACAATGCGAAGACCGCTTTCGCCGAGATCAACGGAGATCATGTCACCATCCACAACTTTCGGAATTGTGACTATCGCACAGAGAAGGACTACACCTGTCAATGGGAGGTTCGTTCGTTTGATTTGGCGAACCTTCGGGGTGCCGACCTCTTTATAACCTGGTGGGGCTCGCCCTGGATCGCGCATCCCATCGTGAGTTTCGATTTCGGCGAGCAGGGTCATGTCGCGATGTCCATCGAGACGCGTAACGAGGTGGGCCAAAGTTATTCGGCCATCCGGGGGTTTTTCCGGCAGTACACGCTTATCTATATAGTCAGCGACGAGCGCGACGTCATACGCTTGCGGACCAACTACCGTAAGGATGAAGAGGTACATATCTTTCGCACTACGGCTAGTCCGCCGCTCGTGCGCAAGATCTTCCTCGACTACTTGCAGCGCGTCAACAGCTTGCATGAGCGCCCCGAGTGGTATAACGCCTTGACCGACAACTGCACTACCAACATTGCAGTGACTACCGCTGAGGCGCGTAACATCCGCATGCGCCTGGACTGGCGCATCCTGCTGAACGGCAAGATGGATGAGATGTTGTACGAACGCGGCGCCATAGTTACCGGTGGTTTACCGCTATCGGCGCTGAGGGAGCAGGCACACATCAACGCCGCAGCAAGAGGTGCCGACCAAAGTCCAGACTTCTCGAAGATCATTCGCGAAGGACGGGTCGGCTTCGCTAACAACACTTTAAGTTCTGAAAGGTGA
- a CDS encoding Zn-dependent hydrolase yields MSLDSRRAVSDLQELRALTADDHGAQRIAWSPMWLKARAWFQTKLQGLPIEHHYDAAGNSWTTLHGDSDRTLILGSHLDSVPNGGWLDGALGVLASLAVLRGIAEEFNGKPPITIRLVDWADEEGARFGRSLFGSSAFAGTHTIEADRSRTDRDGVCLEDALKKCGINVDRISESAIERGKAGAYLELHIEQGPVLESMQLPLGIVLGTKGVERHAITFHGQEAHSGSTPMAVRRDALAAAAKLALEIRPIARKHPDSVATMGSVKTFPGIVTAVVGRCETTLDMRDLDATVLASMLAEARAASERFAAEERCTVEWSKIWNIEPIPFDPQLIEFCDEAIRETAGTSHRLPSGPLHDAAEVSRAGIPTVMMFTQSLAGLSHNKAEDTKIEHLELAVQAFDRLARKTMTWLSEKEKAV; encoded by the coding sequence ATGTCGTTAGACTCGCGCCGGGCAGTCTCCGATCTACAGGAACTCCGCGCCCTGACTGCGGACGATCACGGCGCCCAACGCATTGCATGGAGCCCGATGTGGCTCAAAGCCCGCGCCTGGTTCCAGACCAAGCTGCAAGGTCTGCCCATCGAGCACCACTACGACGCCGCAGGCAACTCCTGGACAACCCTTCACGGCGACTCCGATCGAACCCTCATCCTCGGCAGCCATCTCGACTCAGTACCAAACGGCGGCTGGCTCGACGGCGCCCTCGGAGTTCTCGCAAGCCTCGCCGTTTTACGCGGCATCGCAGAGGAGTTCAACGGGAAGCCGCCCATCACGATTCGCCTCGTCGATTGGGCCGACGAAGAGGGCGCACGCTTCGGCCGCAGCCTCTTCGGCTCATCAGCCTTCGCCGGAACCCACACCATCGAAGCCGACCGCAGCCGCACTGACCGCGATGGAGTCTGCCTCGAAGACGCCCTCAAGAAATGCGGAATCAACGTTGATCGCATCAGCGAGAGCGCCATCGAACGCGGCAAAGCAGGAGCCTACCTGGAGTTGCATATCGAACAAGGCCCCGTCCTCGAGTCCATGCAACTTCCGCTAGGCATTGTACTGGGCACCAAAGGCGTCGAGCGCCACGCGATCACCTTCCACGGACAGGAGGCACATTCCGGCTCAACCCCGATGGCCGTTCGTCGAGACGCACTGGCAGCAGCAGCAAAACTCGCACTCGAGATCCGCCCCATCGCACGCAAACACCCCGACTCCGTCGCGACCATGGGCAGCGTCAAAACCTTCCCGGGCATCGTAACTGCGGTCGTCGGACGCTGCGAAACAACCCTCGACATGCGCGATCTGGATGCCACGGTGCTCGCCTCGATGTTGGCCGAGGCTCGTGCCGCCAGCGAAAGATTCGCCGCCGAAGAACGCTGCACAGTCGAATGGTCAAAGATCTGGAACATCGAGCCGATTCCATTCGATCCCCAACTCATCGAGTTCTGCGACGAAGCAATTCGCGAAACAGCAGGCACCTCCCATCGGCTGCCCTCAGGACCACTCCACGATGCCGCCGAAGTATCGCGCGCCGGAATCCCAACTGTAATGATGTTCACCCAATCGCTCGCCGGTCTCAGCCATAACAAGGCAGAGGACACGAAGATCGAACATCTCGAACTTGCAGTGCAGGCATTCGACCGCCTCGCCAGAAAGACGATGACCTGGCTAAGCGAGAAAGAAAAAGCCGTTTAG
- a CDS encoding NAD(P)-dependent oxidoreductase — translation MSDQPAFSQPIHDHPEIAARFRDIHPPLDMQAAIPEANRCLFCFDAPCTTACPTHINVPQFIKRIATGNLSGSARTILDANILGASCARACPVEVLCEGACVMHRYNKQPIQIARLQRFAMDALHESGSPLPFEPGADAGLSVALIGAGPASLACAAELRRRGIRARLYDARPLPGGLNTYGVAEYKLPFAESLREIEMLSQLGVEFHMNTTIDTAKLAELEREHNAIFLGVGLGAIHKLGIGSEDLPGVTNALDLIADYKSGKLTTVPERVVVVGAGNTAIDAAIASVRLGAIEVHIAYRRGPEQMSAFSFEYEHAKSEGVKFLWHVLPTGIHGDESVEALKLTRLATTDDGSIVPQPGSEFSLPADWIVLAIGQGTHSAFLATNGSDAAKVQLERGRILIDRASGQTSNPKFFAGGDCTNGGREVVDAVADGKRAGIGIAAWLEGQHVQA, via the coding sequence ATGAGCGATCAACCAGCCTTCTCGCAACCGATCCACGATCACCCTGAGATTGCTGCGCGCTTCAGAGATATTCATCCCCCCCTCGACATGCAGGCTGCCATACCCGAGGCGAACCGCTGCCTCTTCTGCTTCGACGCCCCCTGCACGACCGCCTGCCCAACGCATATCAACGTGCCGCAATTCATAAAGAGGATCGCCACAGGCAACCTCTCCGGCTCCGCCCGCACCATCCTCGATGCCAACATCCTCGGCGCAAGCTGCGCGAGAGCATGTCCAGTAGAGGTGCTCTGCGAGGGCGCCTGCGTCATGCACCGCTACAATAAACAGCCGATCCAAATCGCGCGGCTGCAACGCTTCGCAATGGATGCCCTCCATGAAAGCGGATCACCCCTGCCATTCGAGCCGGGCGCAGACGCAGGACTTTCGGTTGCACTGATCGGCGCTGGCCCAGCCTCACTCGCCTGTGCCGCCGAACTCCGTCGCCGCGGAATCCGCGCACGTCTCTACGACGCCCGCCCGCTACCCGGAGGTCTGAACACTTACGGAGTCGCCGAATACAAGCTCCCGTTTGCAGAGAGCCTGCGCGAAATCGAAATGCTCTCGCAGCTCGGCGTCGAATTCCATATGAACACAACGATCGACACTGCCAAACTCGCAGAGCTAGAGCGTGAGCACAACGCCATCTTCCTCGGAGTCGGCTTAGGTGCAATTCACAAGCTCGGCATCGGCAGCGAGGATCTTCCCGGTGTAACAAACGCACTCGATCTCATCGCAGACTATAAATCCGGCAAACTCACCACAGTACCCGAACGTGTCGTTGTCGTCGGCGCAGGAAACACCGCCATCGACGCGGCAATCGCTTCAGTCCGCCTTGGCGCGATCGAAGTACACATCGCATATCGCCGCGGCCCGGAACAGATGTCAGCATTCTCCTTCGAGTACGAACACGCGAAGAGCGAAGGAGTAAAGTTTCTGTGGCACGTGCTGCCAACCGGTATTCACGGGGACGAGTCTGTCGAAGCACTCAAGCTAACACGGCTCGCCACCACAGACGATGGCTCGATCGTCCCACAGCCCGGCTCAGAGTTTTCATTACCAGCCGATTGGATCGTCTTGGCGATCGGACAAGGCACCCATTCAGCTTTCCTGGCTACAAACGGAAGCGACGCTGCAAAGGTCCAGCTCGAACGCGGCCGCATTCTCATTGACCGTGCCTCGGGCCAGACCTCGAACCCGAAATTCTTCGCCGGCGGCGACTGCACCAACGGAGGCCGCGAAGTAGTGGACGCAGTCGCAGACGGAAAACGCGCGGGCATCGGCATCGCCGCGTGGTTGGAGGGTCAGCATGTCCAAGCCTAA